A window from Cryptomeria japonica chromosome 1, Sugi_1.0, whole genome shotgun sequence encodes these proteins:
- the LOC131857396 gene encoding DNA-directed RNA polymerase subunit beta''-like, with translation MTQNPVKFVHPFPFEVPFFNKGMDKFVMKHLIRRFVNQFGMTYTSHILDQLKILGFQQATDAAISLGIDDLLTTPSKAWLIQDVQQRGFASERHHDYGNVHAVEKLRQLIEVWHATSEYLKREMNPNFRMTDPLNPVHMMSFLGARGSTSQVHQLVGMRGLMSDPRGKFVDLPIQGNFREGLSLTEYIISCYGARKGVVDTSVCKRGKSDT, from the coding sequence ATGACACAAAATCCCGTCAAATTTGTCCATCCCTTTCCCTTTGAAGTGCCCTTTTTTAATAAAGGGATGGATAAATTTGTTATGAAGCACCTTATTAGAAGATTCGTAAATCAATTTGGAATGACATATACATCACATATATTAGATCAACTGAAGATTTTAGGTTTCCAGCAAGCTACTGACGCAGCTATTTCATTAGGAATTGATGATCTTTTAACAACACCATCTAAAGCATGGCTTATCCAAGATGTGCAACAACGAGGGTTTGCTTCAGAAAGACATCATGATTATGGGAATGTACATGCAGTAGAAAAATTACGTCAATTGATTGAGGTATGGCATGCTACCAGTGAATATTTGAAACGAGAAATGAATCCGAATTTTAGGATGACTGATCCTCTTAATCCAGTACATATGATGTCCTTTTTAGGAGCTAGAGGAAGTACATCCCAGGTTCACCAATTAGTAGGTATGAGAGGATTAATGTCAGATCCTCGAGGAAAATTTGTTGATCTACCCATTCAAGGGAATTTCCGCGAAGGACTTTCTTTAACGGAATATATTATTTCATGTTACGGTGCTCGTAAAGGAGTTGTGGATACTTCTGTATGTAAGAGAGGGAAAAGTGACacatga